The following are encoded in a window of Megalobrama amblycephala isolate DHTTF-2021 linkage group LG19, ASM1881202v1, whole genome shotgun sequence genomic DNA:
- the LOC125254578 gene encoding extracellular calcium-sensing receptor isoform X3 yields MANKMPVSELAPLGLMLLLYFSVILCTSMDTRCWTLGDFNSPVLEQDGDIVIGGLFPLHYIAPQTDHNYSEQPQHQECSGFDFRAFRWVQTMVFAIKEINNNSSLLPGVTLGYRILDSCDHVHTSLRSVLFLVNGTLSQTQADAAGSAKCLSTAPVPAVIGLASSSPTRAVAQTLGPFRIPLISYFATCTCLTDKKEYPSFLRTVPSDVFQVQGLVQLVSHFGWRWVGTVGTDDDYSHYGIQAFTEQLERTGVCIAFHHTIPKAPSQAQIHAIVNSLESSTARVIIAFATEGQLLELLVEVARRNLTRWQWVASEAWVTAKLLTIPELHPVLSGTVGFSFRGTTIPGLAEFLLGVRPSPRPESVFTNMFWEELFGCRLGYKDSGDSELPLCTGSEDLMETENSYTDVSRVRISYNVYKAVYAIAHALHQLLECGSEEQSSDHVCKTESKFFPWQLLHYLKKVNFTNQFKEKVYFDNNGEPVPLYDIINWQKDGKGTIRFQMVGTYDGSAPHGQQLKIDEGLIQWAGGHTEVPVSLCTPPCPPGTRQATRPGQPVCCFDCLPCAEGEISNISGATECTKCPQYYWPNKERVFCVAGIEEFLSYHEIMGIILISLSLFGVAVATVVTAGPRHGHAVPDKLRLGSALFYVSHAYWSRPLWCFWRFVLLSLGPFL; encoded by the exons ATGGCCAATAAGATGCCAGTGAGTGAACTGGCACCACTGGGTCTTATGCTTCTGCTGTACTTCTCAGTAATTCTCTGCACCTCAATGGACACGAGGTGCTGGACACTGGGTGATTTTAATTCACCAGTACTAGAACAGGATGGTGATATTGTAATTGGAGGGCTCTTTCCTCTGCACTATATAGCTCCGCAAACGGACCATAATTACTCTGAACAACCACAGCATCAAGAGTGTAGCGG GTTTGATTTCCGTGCATTCCGCTGGGTCCAAACAATGGTGTTTGCCATTAAAGAAATCAACAATAATTCCAGTTTATTACCAGGAGTGACACTAGGTTATCGGATCTTGGATAGCTGTGATCATGTGCACACCAGCCTGCGGAGTGTGCTTTTTCTGGTGAATGGCACCCTTAGTCAAACACAGGCTGATGCTGCTGGCAGTGCCAAATGCCTTTCCACTGCCCCGGTGCCAGCTGTCATCGGCCTGGCATCATCTTCACCTACACGGGCCGTAGCACAAACTTTGGGTCCATTTAGAATTCCACTG ATAAGCTACTTTGCAACCTGCACCTGCCTCACAGATAAGAAGGAATACCCTTCTTTCCTTCGTACTGTTCCCAGTGATGTATTTCAGGTGCAGGGACTGGTCCAGTTGGTTTCCCACTTTGGCTGGCGCTGGGTGGGCACGGTGGGTACAGATGACGACTACAGTCACTATGGTATCCAGGCCTTTACTGAACAGCTAGAAAGAACTGGTGTCTGCATAGCCTTTCACCACACTATACCAAAAGCACCTTCCCAGGCACAAATACATGCTATAGTTAATAGCCTGGAGAGTTCCACTGCACGAGTGATTATAGCATTTGCCACTGAAGGACAACTGCTGGAGCTCCTGGTTGAAGTGGCTCGTAGGAATCTGACAAGGTGGCAGTGGGTGGCCAGTGAAGCCTGGGTGACAGCCAAACTTCTCACTATCCCTGAGCTTCACCCTGTCCTGTCTGGAACAGTGGGCTTTTCCTTCAGGGGCACTACTATTCCAGGCTTGGCTGAGTTTCTTCTCGGGGTAAGGCCTTCACCTAGACCTGAATCTGTTTTCACTAACATGTTTTGGGAGGAACTGTTTGGATGCAGACTAGGTTATAAGGACAGCGGTGATTCTGAGTTGCCACTCTGCACTGGCTCAGAGGATCTGATGGAGACTGAGAATAGCTATACTGATGTATCAAGGGTGAGGATTTCATACAATGTCTACAAAGCAGTGTATGCTATTGCTCACGCTCTACACCAGCTGTTGGAATGTGGCTCTGAGGAACAAAGCTCAGACCACGTCTGTAAAACTGAATCAAAGTTTTTTCCATGGCAG CTTCTTCACTACCTGAAAAAAGTCAATTTTACAAACCAGTTCAAAGAGAAGGTGTATTTTGACAACAATGGAGAGCCTGTGCCCCTCTATGACATCATAAACTGGCAGAAAGATGGCAAAGGTACCATCCGGTTTCAGATGGTGGGCACTTATGATGGCTCTGCCCCACATGGACAGCAGCTTAAGATAGATGAGGGGTTAATTCAGTGGGCAGGGGGACACACTGAG GTTCCTGTCTCTTTATGCACCCCTCCTTGTCCCCCTGGAACACGCCAGGCCACTCGACCAGGACAGCCTGTCTGCTGCTTTGACTGTTTGCCCTGTGCTGAAGGGGAAATCAGCAATATCTCAG GTGCTACTGAGTGTACCAAGTGTCCCCAATACTACTGGCCAAACAAAGAAAGGGTTTTCTGTGTTGCTGGCATAGAGGAGTTCCTGTCATACCATGAAATCATGGGCATCATTCTCATTTCTTTGTCTCTTTTTGGAGTCGCTGTGGCAACTGTTGTTACG GCCGGCCCTCGCCATGGACATGCCGTGCCCGACAAGCTGCGTTTGGGATCAGCTTTGTTCTATGTATCTCATGCATACTGGTCAAGACCATTGTGGTGCTTTTGGCGTTTCGTTCTACTATCCCTGGGTCCATTTCTCTAA
- the LOC125254578 gene encoding extracellular calcium-sensing receptor isoform X1: MANKMPVSELAPLGLMLLLYFSVILCTSMDTRCWTLGDFNSPVLEQDGDIVIGGLFPLHYIAPQTDHNYSEQPQHQECSGFDFRAFRWVQTMVFAIKEINNNSSLLPGVTLGYRILDSCDHVHTSLRSVLFLVNGTLSQTQADAAGSAKCLSTAPVPAVIGLASSSPTRAVAQTLGPFRIPLISYFATCTCLTDKKEYPSFLRTVPSDVFQVQGLVQLVSHFGWRWVGTVGTDDDYSHYGIQAFTEQLERTGVCIAFHHTIPKAPSQAQIHAIVNSLESSTARVIIAFATEGQLLELLVEVARRNLTRWQWVASEAWVTAKLLTIPELHPVLSGTVGFSFRGTTIPGLAEFLLGVRPSPRPESVFTNMFWEELFGCRLGYKDSGDSELPLCTGSEDLMETENSYTDVSRVRISYNVYKAVYAIAHALHQLLECGSEEQSSDHVCKTESKFFPWQLLHYLKKVNFTNQFKEKVYFDNNGEPVPLYDIINWQKDGKGTIRFQMVGTYDGSAPHGQQLKIDEGLIQWAGGHTEVPVSLCTPPCPPGTRQATRPGQPVCCFDCLPCAEGEISNISGATECTKCPQYYWPNKERVFCVAGIEEFLSYHEIMGIILISLSLFGVAVATVVTVIFFLFRSTPIVKANNSEMSFLLLLSLKLCFLCTLVFVGRPSPWTCRARQAAFGISFVLCISCILVKTIVVLLAFRSTIPGSISLKLFGIPQQRVFIFFCTTGQVILCACWLALAPPYPYKNTSYQGGKIVLECKDVWPLGFYLVLGYIGLLSCMCFALAFLGRKLPDTFNEAKLITFSMLIFFAVWISFIPAYNSSPGKYTVAVEIFAILASTFGLLFCIFIPKCYVILLRPDLNTKKGITGKTSK; this comes from the exons ATGGCCAATAAGATGCCAGTGAGTGAACTGGCACCACTGGGTCTTATGCTTCTGCTGTACTTCTCAGTAATTCTCTGCACCTCAATGGACACGAGGTGCTGGACACTGGGTGATTTTAATTCACCAGTACTAGAACAGGATGGTGATATTGTAATTGGAGGGCTCTTTCCTCTGCACTATATAGCTCCGCAAACGGACCATAATTACTCTGAACAACCACAGCATCAAGAGTGTAGCGG GTTTGATTTCCGTGCATTCCGCTGGGTCCAAACAATGGTGTTTGCCATTAAAGAAATCAACAATAATTCCAGTTTATTACCAGGAGTGACACTAGGTTATCGGATCTTGGATAGCTGTGATCATGTGCACACCAGCCTGCGGAGTGTGCTTTTTCTGGTGAATGGCACCCTTAGTCAAACACAGGCTGATGCTGCTGGCAGTGCCAAATGCCTTTCCACTGCCCCGGTGCCAGCTGTCATCGGCCTGGCATCATCTTCACCTACACGGGCCGTAGCACAAACTTTGGGTCCATTTAGAATTCCACTG ATAAGCTACTTTGCAACCTGCACCTGCCTCACAGATAAGAAGGAATACCCTTCTTTCCTTCGTACTGTTCCCAGTGATGTATTTCAGGTGCAGGGACTGGTCCAGTTGGTTTCCCACTTTGGCTGGCGCTGGGTGGGCACGGTGGGTACAGATGACGACTACAGTCACTATGGTATCCAGGCCTTTACTGAACAGCTAGAAAGAACTGGTGTCTGCATAGCCTTTCACCACACTATACCAAAAGCACCTTCCCAGGCACAAATACATGCTATAGTTAATAGCCTGGAGAGTTCCACTGCACGAGTGATTATAGCATTTGCCACTGAAGGACAACTGCTGGAGCTCCTGGTTGAAGTGGCTCGTAGGAATCTGACAAGGTGGCAGTGGGTGGCCAGTGAAGCCTGGGTGACAGCCAAACTTCTCACTATCCCTGAGCTTCACCCTGTCCTGTCTGGAACAGTGGGCTTTTCCTTCAGGGGCACTACTATTCCAGGCTTGGCTGAGTTTCTTCTCGGGGTAAGGCCTTCACCTAGACCTGAATCTGTTTTCACTAACATGTTTTGGGAGGAACTGTTTGGATGCAGACTAGGTTATAAGGACAGCGGTGATTCTGAGTTGCCACTCTGCACTGGCTCAGAGGATCTGATGGAGACTGAGAATAGCTATACTGATGTATCAAGGGTGAGGATTTCATACAATGTCTACAAAGCAGTGTATGCTATTGCTCACGCTCTACACCAGCTGTTGGAATGTGGCTCTGAGGAACAAAGCTCAGACCACGTCTGTAAAACTGAATCAAAGTTTTTTCCATGGCAG CTTCTTCACTACCTGAAAAAAGTCAATTTTACAAACCAGTTCAAAGAGAAGGTGTATTTTGACAACAATGGAGAGCCTGTGCCCCTCTATGACATCATAAACTGGCAGAAAGATGGCAAAGGTACCATCCGGTTTCAGATGGTGGGCACTTATGATGGCTCTGCCCCACATGGACAGCAGCTTAAGATAGATGAGGGGTTAATTCAGTGGGCAGGGGGACACACTGAG GTTCCTGTCTCTTTATGCACCCCTCCTTGTCCCCCTGGAACACGCCAGGCCACTCGACCAGGACAGCCTGTCTGCTGCTTTGACTGTTTGCCCTGTGCTGAAGGGGAAATCAGCAATATCTCAG GTGCTACTGAGTGTACCAAGTGTCCCCAATACTACTGGCCAAACAAAGAAAGGGTTTTCTGTGTTGCTGGCATAGAGGAGTTCCTGTCATACCATGAAATCATGGGCATCATTCTCATTTCTTTGTCTCTTTTTGGAGTCGCTGTGGCAACTGTTGTTACGGTGATTTTCTTCCTTTTTCGAAGCACACCCATTGTTAAAGCCAACAACTCTGAGATGAGTTTTCTATTGCTGTTGTCTCTCAAACTTTGCTTCCTTTGCACACTGGTGTTTGTAGGCCGGCCCTCGCCATGGACATGCCGTGCCCGACAAGCTGCGTTTGGGATCAGCTTTGTTCTATGTATCTCATGCATACTGGTCAAGACCATTGTGGTGCTTTTGGCGTTTCGTTCTACTATCCCTGGGTCCATTTCTCTAAAGCTATTTGGCATTCCACAGCAAAGGGTTTTCATCTTCTTCTGCACGACAGGCCAAGTTATCCTGTGTGCTTGCTGGCTGGCATTAGCACCTCCTTACccctacaaaaacacatcctATCAGGGTGGTAAGATTGTACTAGAATGTAAAGATGTGTGGCCACTAGGATTTTACCTTGTGTTGGGCTATATTGGGCTGCTCTCTTGTATGTGCTTTGCACTTGCCTTCCTTGGAAGGAAACTTCCAGATACATTTAATGAAGCTAAGCTCATCACTTTTAGTATGCTCATATTTTTTGCTGTGTGGATCTCTTTTATACCAGCATACAACAGCTCACCAGGGAAATACACAGTGGCTGTTGAGATATTTGCCATTCTAGCTTCCACTTTCGGCcttctgttttgtatttttataccTAAATGCTATGTAATTCTGTTAAGGCCTGACTTAAACACTAAGAAAGGAATAACTGGAAAAACGTCTAAATGA
- the LOC125254578 gene encoding extracellular calcium-sensing receptor isoform X2 has translation MVFAIKEINNNSSLLPGVTLGYRILDSCDHVHTSLRSVLFLVNGTLSQTQADAAGSAKCLSTAPVPAVIGLASSSPTRAVAQTLGPFRIPLISYFATCTCLTDKKEYPSFLRTVPSDVFQVQGLVQLVSHFGWRWVGTVGTDDDYSHYGIQAFTEQLERTGVCIAFHHTIPKAPSQAQIHAIVNSLESSTARVIIAFATEGQLLELLVEVARRNLTRWQWVASEAWVTAKLLTIPELHPVLSGTVGFSFRGTTIPGLAEFLLGVRPSPRPESVFTNMFWEELFGCRLGYKDSGDSELPLCTGSEDLMETENSYTDVSRVRISYNVYKAVYAIAHALHQLLECGSEEQSSDHVCKTESKFFPWQLLHYLKKVNFTNQFKEKVYFDNNGEPVPLYDIINWQKDGKGTIRFQMVGTYDGSAPHGQQLKIDEGLIQWAGGHTEVPVSLCTPPCPPGTRQATRPGQPVCCFDCLPCAEGEISNISGATECTKCPQYYWPNKERVFCVAGIEEFLSYHEIMGIILISLSLFGVAVATVVTVIFFLFRSTPIVKANNSEMSFLLLLSLKLCFLCTLVFVGRPSPWTCRARQAAFGISFVLCISCILVKTIVVLLAFRSTIPGSISLKLFGIPQQRVFIFFCTTGQVILCACWLALAPPYPYKNTSYQGGKIVLECKDVWPLGFYLVLGYIGLLSCMCFALAFLGRKLPDTFNEAKLITFSMLIFFAVWISFIPAYNSSPGKYTVAVEIFAILASTFGLLFCIFIPKCYVILLRPDLNTKKGITGKTSK, from the exons ATGGTGTTTGCCATTAAAGAAATCAACAATAATTCCAGTTTATTACCAGGAGTGACACTAGGTTATCGGATCTTGGATAGCTGTGATCATGTGCACACCAGCCTGCGGAGTGTGCTTTTTCTGGTGAATGGCACCCTTAGTCAAACACAGGCTGATGCTGCTGGCAGTGCCAAATGCCTTTCCACTGCCCCGGTGCCAGCTGTCATCGGCCTGGCATCATCTTCACCTACACGGGCCGTAGCACAAACTTTGGGTCCATTTAGAATTCCACTG ATAAGCTACTTTGCAACCTGCACCTGCCTCACAGATAAGAAGGAATACCCTTCTTTCCTTCGTACTGTTCCCAGTGATGTATTTCAGGTGCAGGGACTGGTCCAGTTGGTTTCCCACTTTGGCTGGCGCTGGGTGGGCACGGTGGGTACAGATGACGACTACAGTCACTATGGTATCCAGGCCTTTACTGAACAGCTAGAAAGAACTGGTGTCTGCATAGCCTTTCACCACACTATACCAAAAGCACCTTCCCAGGCACAAATACATGCTATAGTTAATAGCCTGGAGAGTTCCACTGCACGAGTGATTATAGCATTTGCCACTGAAGGACAACTGCTGGAGCTCCTGGTTGAAGTGGCTCGTAGGAATCTGACAAGGTGGCAGTGGGTGGCCAGTGAAGCCTGGGTGACAGCCAAACTTCTCACTATCCCTGAGCTTCACCCTGTCCTGTCTGGAACAGTGGGCTTTTCCTTCAGGGGCACTACTATTCCAGGCTTGGCTGAGTTTCTTCTCGGGGTAAGGCCTTCACCTAGACCTGAATCTGTTTTCACTAACATGTTTTGGGAGGAACTGTTTGGATGCAGACTAGGTTATAAGGACAGCGGTGATTCTGAGTTGCCACTCTGCACTGGCTCAGAGGATCTGATGGAGACTGAGAATAGCTATACTGATGTATCAAGGGTGAGGATTTCATACAATGTCTACAAAGCAGTGTATGCTATTGCTCACGCTCTACACCAGCTGTTGGAATGTGGCTCTGAGGAACAAAGCTCAGACCACGTCTGTAAAACTGAATCAAAGTTTTTTCCATGGCAG CTTCTTCACTACCTGAAAAAAGTCAATTTTACAAACCAGTTCAAAGAGAAGGTGTATTTTGACAACAATGGAGAGCCTGTGCCCCTCTATGACATCATAAACTGGCAGAAAGATGGCAAAGGTACCATCCGGTTTCAGATGGTGGGCACTTATGATGGCTCTGCCCCACATGGACAGCAGCTTAAGATAGATGAGGGGTTAATTCAGTGGGCAGGGGGACACACTGAG GTTCCTGTCTCTTTATGCACCCCTCCTTGTCCCCCTGGAACACGCCAGGCCACTCGACCAGGACAGCCTGTCTGCTGCTTTGACTGTTTGCCCTGTGCTGAAGGGGAAATCAGCAATATCTCAG GTGCTACTGAGTGTACCAAGTGTCCCCAATACTACTGGCCAAACAAAGAAAGGGTTTTCTGTGTTGCTGGCATAGAGGAGTTCCTGTCATACCATGAAATCATGGGCATCATTCTCATTTCTTTGTCTCTTTTTGGAGTCGCTGTGGCAACTGTTGTTACGGTGATTTTCTTCCTTTTTCGAAGCACACCCATTGTTAAAGCCAACAACTCTGAGATGAGTTTTCTATTGCTGTTGTCTCTCAAACTTTGCTTCCTTTGCACACTGGTGTTTGTAGGCCGGCCCTCGCCATGGACATGCCGTGCCCGACAAGCTGCGTTTGGGATCAGCTTTGTTCTATGTATCTCATGCATACTGGTCAAGACCATTGTGGTGCTTTTGGCGTTTCGTTCTACTATCCCTGGGTCCATTTCTCTAAAGCTATTTGGCATTCCACAGCAAAGGGTTTTCATCTTCTTCTGCACGACAGGCCAAGTTATCCTGTGTGCTTGCTGGCTGGCATTAGCACCTCCTTACccctacaaaaacacatcctATCAGGGTGGTAAGATTGTACTAGAATGTAAAGATGTGTGGCCACTAGGATTTTACCTTGTGTTGGGCTATATTGGGCTGCTCTCTTGTATGTGCTTTGCACTTGCCTTCCTTGGAAGGAAACTTCCAGATACATTTAATGAAGCTAAGCTCATCACTTTTAGTATGCTCATATTTTTTGCTGTGTGGATCTCTTTTATACCAGCATACAACAGCTCACCAGGGAAATACACAGTGGCTGTTGAGATATTTGCCATTCTAGCTTCCACTTTCGGCcttctgttttgtatttttataccTAAATGCTATGTAATTCTGTTAAGGCCTGACTTAAACACTAAGAAAGGAATAACTGGAAAAACGTCTAAATGA